CCGCTGTTTCCCCAATATATAGTAACGAATCCTTCGGTAATTCAAGCAGATCGATACCTTTTGTAGTGATATTTTCACCCATTTGACCAGCTTTAACATTAAACCTATCTTTCAATTCATCTAATAATTCTGAGTGTATTAGGTGAACTTGCCGCAGGTTAGGTTGATTCGGGTTAGCCGCTACACGTGAACGATGCTTTACGGTTTTACCTAAATGGGCATCTCCTTCAACGCCCAAACCTTTCAATAGCTTTATACTAGTGCAATTATCCTTACTGAATGTGTGTTTATCACTTTTACTAACAGCTATTACTACTCCACTGGCCGAGCCGATTTTTTCGTCATTCATTTCATTCATCTCCCCCTTATTCTTATAGTTTGGTATATTTGTTCAAATATCCTGCCCAGTTAGTTTCATAATAAAAAGGCTGCCGCAGCAACCTCCATTAGTTAGCTCAATAAGAACCTTATTTAACTTCTACCTATTTACATCAATGACCTGTTGAATAATTTCCATGCTTTTAAGATCCTTTGGACGGAGTGTCCTTCCTGTTCCTTGTTCGTAAACTTAAATACGATGGCCGAATGGAAGCACGGATAAGATAAAGGAAGGGAATTTAGTATATTTGTACAAGCATGTTTTTTTTTCATCTCATATATATAGTAGATAAAGGAGTGATATATATATGAAATCTTGTCAAAATATATTATGCCGCCATAACCCATTCTGCGGCCATAATTCATTCAGCGAGGATAAATCATTCTGCTGTGATAAATCCATCTGCTGTCATAAAGGAATGGATAAGAGTCATAAAACAACATTACAGCCAATCGGACAAGCATGTCAGACTCGACGAGAAATAAGTGAGTTTTTAAGGACTTCTATCATAGGTTCAATCATTGGATTCACTACAACCGCTGAACCATTTACACCTATATTTGTAGAGTTACGAAGTTTTGATGCTGTTACCGGACAAATGATAGTTAATGACAGGGCAATGGGTAATTTCACCATTAACCTTTCATCCATTTGTTCCGTTAAAACAATTTGTTCCGTTACAACGCCACGGATATTTAATGTTTAAAAAGACTTTATAGAGGAAACTCCCCAAAGTGAGATGGGGGTCAGGAAGTTCCAAATTCCTACACATACTGAAACCCTTTCACATTCTCCCCTATTCCATGTAGGTTAAAAAAGACAATTATTTAATTAATTGTCTTTTTTCTCTGTTGTACTGTCATACATGCATCGCCCCCTTCTATTTCGTGGGGATCTCTACTGATAAATGGGACTAGTCTATGTTTTACTTCATTCCAAATATGTTTACTGAAACTAATTCACCTTACTTAGAAAAACCATCTACTAGTAAAGTTGCCCAGATAGTTAAAAATATAGTTATTACCTTTTTATGATTCTAGCAATCTTGAAAATTCCAAAGCCACAAAGAATCAAGATACCCATTATTATCATTGGTACTAAAATATTAAATGACATTAAATCATCTCCCTTGAAATTATGCAAATTCTTATATCCATATAATACCACATCAAAAACATCTACTTATTCAGCTAAACTGCAAAAGCCGCCTTAAGCTATAGCACACAACATGCTTATGTGTTTTATTTTCCCCCTAAATCTTTGATATGCTGTTTTATTTCTTTAAGTTCGGACCTTAAATCCTTAACTTCTTTGGAATTGTCAATCCCACTACTAATGGCATATTGAACAACAAAAAAGAAAATAACTAAACCAACAAAGCCGTAAAAAATTGAAAATATAATCTCCATAATTTTAGCTCTCCCAATAAAATTCATTAATTCAATGGTACCATAAATTGGTAACAGTGATTGAACTTTTAACAAACCTCTTATTCAACTAATCAAAAGCATGTTCAACAGAGCCAGTTTTAAAGTAAAAAGTTCGTAAAAGTGTACTTTTACGAACAGGTTTTCCTCGTTTTACCGACATTATTTTTAATGGAATATTGTATTAATGGGGCAGTATCTTTCTTTTAGTGAGGATTGTCTACGGACAGAACGTGCTTGCGTTTACTTATTAATCACACCGAAATTTCTTTTGATATGTGTTTTGAAGCATTGGGAACTTTTCGGGCCTCATAATTAATCATATCTGAAGAATACACCGCGATGCTCACAATTCCTCCTTGGGTTGTAGCTCGTAGGAGGATAGGTTGATTGTACTTATTTTTAAAGCTAAAATCAGGACCATCCCAGCTTACTGTAGCATCCCGGCCAGATGGAACATAAGGAACGCTCCTAGTATGGGAATAGCGTTGAATGGTTTGCAATCCTGCATTGTCGATCGCGTTAAACAGGGTGGATGACACCTGACAGATCCCTCCACCGATCCCTTCAGAAAACTCTCCTTCGACTATAACCCGAGCGAGCATATATCCTTTGTCTCCTGTCCTCTTGCCAACGGCTTGGTTAAAAGAAAACGTCTCTCCTGGAAACACGACATAATTATTAATGGCTTTTGTTGCAAGCAAGATATTATTTGAACGATTTTTATTGTTCTTATTAAAATAGGTTCTATATTCACCTATTTTTTTAACACGTATCTGAGCAAGCAATTCGATGTCAACTTTTGGATAAGTGGCAAGTAAAGGCACTTCCATTTTGTATGCTTTACTACTATACAAAAAGGAATAAAATTGCTCATTAAACGCCTGATGATAAAGTTTATAACCTACCTGCCCAGGTAGAATATTACCATATTTATCGATAGTGGCATTTACAGGTTTTTGGTACACTTGGCGGTCTAGTTTTTCGATAAACCGATTGTATTTATCCAAGTCCACCATAGGAACATTTAGTGAGGGCATAGTAACATCAGCACGGTTGACAGTGGCAATGGTTTGCCCGTGTTGAGTTACCGATAAGCTTTCAGAGATATTCACTTGTTGAACGAATAGTAAAATTCCGGCAATCCATGTTAATCTCATTTGAATGCACCCCCACACTAATATATTAATCATTGCATGTATCCCTTACTTCACAATCTTATTTTAAGTCTTCATGGAGCGAATCTTGATCAATGAACCAGCGATCAGTCAAACTTTCCCTTCGGATCATAAAATGCATAACCTTATTTTCTTTGCCTTCTCTCTTCTTATAAATTGCTACTTGAACGGGTACATCCACGAGAAATAGCCCATTTAGTTGTTCCGGCGGTTGTCTTAAAGGGTCAACCACTCCAAAATATGTAATATCTTCAACAAGTTTATTGACACTTTTATGTCCAGGATTTGATAAGGTCATTGCTAATAATTTCTGATTTCCTTGATTAACGGCAATGGTAAAAATGCGTATAAGTTCATAGGGACTGACCGTTTGTATATAATCATCAAGCTTGCCAGCCGCTTTCAATACCATTAATTTATGAGAAAGATCTTCGTTTTTCAAACGATGCGTAATGCTTCCAGAGAAATGAACACAGAAAT
This sequence is a window from Brevibacillus sp. JNUCC-41. Protein-coding genes within it:
- a CDS encoding MOSC domain-containing protein, which codes for MNDEKIGSASGVVIAVSKSDKHTFSKDNCTSIKLLKGLGVEGDAHLGKTVKHRSRVAANPNQPNLRQVHLIHSELLDELKDRFNVKAGQMGENITTKGIDLLELPKDSLLYIGETAVIKVTGLRNPCAQIDQFKSGLMNAVLDRDKHGNLIRKAGIMSIVLESGEVHPGDVVRIQLPPLPHTPLERV
- a CDS encoding VanW family protein, producing the protein MRLTWIAGILLFVQQVNISESLSVTQHGQTIATVNRADVTMPSLNVPMVDLDKYNRFIEKLDRQVYQKPVNATIDKYGNILPGQVGYKLYHQAFNEQFYSFLYSSKAYKMEVPLLATYPKVDIELLAQIRVKKIGEYRTYFNKNNKNRSNNILLATKAINNYVVFPGETFSFNQAVGKRTGDKGYMLARVIVEGEFSEGIGGGICQVSSTLFNAIDNAGLQTIQRYSHTRSVPYVPSGRDATVSWDGPDFSFKNKYNQPILLRATTQGGIVSIAVYSSDMINYEARKVPNASKHISKEISV